In Enoplosus armatus isolate fEnoArm2 chromosome 2, fEnoArm2.hap1, whole genome shotgun sequence, one DNA window encodes the following:
- the LOC139292787 gene encoding sialic acid synthase-like, whose amino-acid sequence MALKFELCPGRMIGGNHPCFIIAEIGQNHQGDIEIAKEMIKMAKDCGADCAKFQKSELEYKFNKRALERSYTSKHSWGETYGEHKRHLEFSHEQFRELKKYAKEVGIFFTASGMDEMAVEFLHELNVPFFKVGSGDTNNFPYLEKTAKKGRPMVVSSGMQSMETMRQVYKTVKKHNQHFAILQCTSAYPLEAEDVNLRVITEYQKEFPDIPIGYSGHESGISISVAAVTLGAKIIERHITLDKTWKGSDHAASLEPSDLRELVRSIRLVERAMGSGLKQMLPCEKPCHDKLGKSVVAKVKIPKGTVLTLDMLTVKVAEPMGVVAEDIYELVGKTVTENVAEDESVTPEVVDSYGKKAKC is encoded by the exons ATGGCTTTAAAGTTCGAGCTGTGTCCCGGTAGGATGATCGGAGGTAACCACCCGTGCTTCATTATAGCTGAAATTGGACAAAACCACCAGGGAGACATTGAGATTGCCAAGGAAATGATCAAAATGGCAAAG GACTGTGGTGCTGATTGTGCCAAATTCCAGAAGAGTGAATTAGAGTACAAATTTAACAAGCGAGCCTTGGAGCGCTCGTACACTTCCAAACACTCCTGGGGGGAAACTTACGGTGAACACAAGCGCCACCTGGAGTTCAGCCACGAGCAGTTCAGGGAGCTAAAGAAATATGCCAAGGAGGTGGGGATCTTCTTCACTGCCTCAGGGATGGATGAG aTGGCAGTGGAGTTCCTCCATGAGCTCAATGTGCCATTCTTCAAAGTGGGCTCGGGAGACACCAACAACTTCCCTTATCTGGAGAAGACTGCTAAGAAAG GACGTCCCATGGTGGTGTCCAGTGGGATGCAGTCCATGGAGACGATGCGTCAGGTCTACAAAACAGTGAAGAAGCACAACCAGCACTTTGCCATCCTGCAGTGCACGAGCGCCTACCCTCTGGAAGCTGAAGATGTCAACCTCAGAGTGATAACG GAATACCAGAAGGAATTTCCAGATATTCCCATTGGGTATTCTGGCCACGAGTCTGGGATCAGTATTTCAGTTGCGGCTGTAACTCTGGGGGCAAAGATCATTGAGCGCCACATAACCTTGGACAAGACATGGAAAGGAAGTGACCATGCAGCCTCGCTGGAGCCCTCTGATCTAAGGGAGCTAGTTCGTTCCATCCGACTGGTGGAGCGGGCGATGGGCAGCGGCCTCAAGCAGATGTTACCTTGTGAGAAACCATGCCACGATAAG CTGGGTAAGTCAGTGGTGGCCAAGGTCAAGATCCCCAAAGGAACTGTCTTGACTCTGGACATGTTGACGGTGAAGGTGGCCGAGCCCATGGGCGTCGTTGCAGAGGACATCTACGAGCTGGTCGGTAAGACCGTGACGGAGAACGTGGCGGAGGACGAGAGCGTCACGCCAGAGGTGGTGGACAGCTACGGCAAGAAGGCCAAGTGCTGA